DNA from Stutzerimonas decontaminans:
TGATGTCGTAGATGACGTTGTAGTAGCGCATGTCCAGGCCTTCGGCCTCGACGATCTTGCGCGCACCGGCATCAGCCCGCACGTTGAAGCCGAACAGCACTGCGTTGGAGGCCAGCGCGAGGTTAGCGTCGGACTCGGTGATACCACCGACACCACCACCGACTACGCGAACCTGCACTTCGTCGTTGCCCAGGCCGTTGAGCGAGCCCTGCAGAGCCTCGAGCGAGCCGCGCACATCCGCCTTGAGCACGATGTTGAGCGTCTTCTTCTCGTCCTGACCCATGGTCTCGAAGATGTTTTCCAGCTTGCCGGCGTGCGCACGCGCCAGCTTCACTTCGCGGAACTTGCCTTGACGGAACAGGGCAACTTCGCGGGCCTTCTTCTCGTCAGCCACGACGGTCAGGTCGTCACCGGCTTCCGGCGTACCATCCAGGCCAAGAATCTCGACTGGAATGGACGGACCGGCTTCCTTCACCGGCTTGCCATTTTCGTCGAGCATGGCACGAACGCGGCCGAAGTTGACGCCACACAGCACCATGTCGCCCTGACGCAGCGTGCCGTCCTGAACCAGTACGGTGGCTACCGGACCGCGCCCCTTGTCCAGACGCGACTCGACTACGACACCACGGCCAGGCGCCGAAGGCGTTGCCTTGAGTTCGAGAAGCTCGGCCTGTAGCAGGACGGCCTCGAGCAGCTCATCGACGCCGGTACCCATCTTCGCGGAGACCGGAATGAACGGCGTGTCGCCGCCCCACTCTTCCGGAATCACGTCGAGCGCGCCCAGGCCATTCTTGATGTTGTCCGGGTTGGCATCCGGCTTGTCGATCTTGTTCACCGCAACCACGATCGGAACGCCAGCCGCCTTGGCGTGCTGAACGGCTTCCTGCGTCTGCGGCATCACGCCGTCATCCGCTGCGACCACCAGGATCACGATATCGGTCGCCTTGGCACCGCGAGCACGCATGGCGGTAAACGCCGCGTGACCTGGGGTGTCGAGGAAAGTCACCATGCCACGCTCGGTTTCGACGTGATAAGCACCGATGTGCTGGGTGATACCGCCGGCTTCGCCGACTGCGACCTTGGCGCGACGGATGTAGTCGAGTAGCGATGTCTTACCGTGGTCGACGTGACCCATCACGGTCACGACCGGTGCACGCGAGACCGACTCGCCTTCGAACTTCAACAGTTCGGCCAGTTGCTCTTCCAGAGCGTTGTCGCTGACTAGCTTGACCTTGTGGCCCAGCTCTTCGGCAACCAGCTGAGCAGTTTCCTGATCCAGCACCTGGTTGATGGTGACAGGCGAACCCATCTTGAACATGAACTTGATGACTTCGGCCGCTTTAACCGACATCTGCTGGGCCAGTTCAGCCACAGTGATGGTTTCGCCGATCGACACTTCGCGCACGACAGGTCCTGTTGGGCTCTGGAACCCATGCTGATTACGCTTCTTGAGCTTGGACTTGCCGCGGCCACCGCGACGGAAGCCATCGGCCTCGTCATCACCGCTGCGCACGGTACGTGCCAACGGCGCTTTAGTCTTGAGCGACGGGCGATGCTGCGCATGCTTGCGATCACGACGCTCGTCGTCATCACTGCGCGGCTTCTCGACACGACGCGGCTCTTCCTTCTTGCGATCCGGCGCAGGAGCTGCAGGCTCGACCGCAACCGGCGCAGGTTCGGCGCTCACCGCCGGCTCAACAGCTGCCGGCGCAGACGCTTCGCCCTGAGGCTTGGTCGACTCAGCCTGACGACGCGCTTCTTCTTCGGCACGCTCGCGGGCTTCCTGCTCGGCCTTCAGACGAGCAGCCTCTTCCGCAGCACGCTGTTCTTCGAGTTCACGACGCTGCTCGGCCTCAATCTCCTCGGCGCTACGCTTGACGAAGGTCTTCTTCTTGCGCACTTCGACGCTGATGGTTTTGCTGCCACCAACTTTCAGCTTGGTAGTGGTTTTGCGCTGCAAGGTAATCTTGCGCGGCTCATCCACTTTTGCCCCATGACTGCTTTTCAAATGGGCCAGCAGGGCTTGTTTCTCACTATCGGTCACTACTTGCTCGGCGCTGGTGTGCGACAGTCCTGCCTCACGCATCTGCTGAAGCAGTCGTTCGACCGGTGTGGCGACCACCTGGGCCAGTTCTTTCACCGTGACTTCCGTCATGCATTTCTCTCCTCAGGCCGCTAATTACTTACTCGAACCAATGGGCTCGGGCGGCCATGATCAGCTTGCCGGCACGCTCTTCATCGATGCCGTCTATGTCGAGCAGGTCGTCTATCGACTGCTCGGCCAGGTCTTCGCGGGTGATGACGCCCCGCACGGCCAACTCGACCGCAAGTTCTTTATCCATGCCTTCGAGTGCCAGCAGATCTTCAGCCGGCTGAGCGTCCGCAAGCTTCTCCTCGTTAGCGATGGCCTTGGTCAGCAGGCGATCTTTGGCCCGCGTACGCAGCTCATTGACGATGTCTTCGTCGAAGCCTTCGATGCCAAGCATTTCCTCCATGGGGACATAGGCAATCTCTTCGAGGGAGGTAAAGCCCTCTTCGACCAACACCTGAGCCAGCTCCTCATCGACGTCCAGCTCTTCGATAAAGTTGCGCAGAATGTCGCCGGTTTCTTCTTGCTGCTTAGCCTGAATGTCCGCTTCGGTCATTACATTCAGCGTCCAGCCGGACAGCTGACTGGCCAGACGCACGTTCTGACCACCACGGCCGATCGCCTGCGCCAGGTTATCCTCGGCGACTGCGATATCCATGGCGTGAGCATCTTCGTCGACGATAATCGCCGCAACTTCAGCGGGCGCCATCGCATTGATGACGAACTGCGCGGGGTTCTCATCCCACAGGACGATATCGACCCGCTCGCCGCCAATTTCGCCCGAGACCGCCTGAACGCGCGAACCGCGCATGCCAATACAGGCTCCCTGCGGATCAATGCGCTTGTCCTTGGAGCGAACGGCGATCTTGGCCCGCGAGCCTGGATCACGAGACGCGCCCATGACCTCGATGAGCCCCTCAGCGATTTCCGGCACTTCGATGCGGAACAGCTCGATCAACATTTGCGGCGCGGTACGCGACAGAATCAATTGCGGCCCGCGATTCTCGGTGCGAATTTCCTTGAGCAGTGCGCGAACACGGGCACCGACGCGGAAAGTCTCACGCGCGATGATGTCTTCGCGGGCCAGCAACGCTTCGGCGTTATTGCCAAGATCAACGATGACGCTGTCGCGGGTGACTTTCTTGACCGTGCCGGAAATTATTTCGCCCAGGCGATCGCGATAGGCTTCTACCACCTGCGCACGCTCGGCCTCACGGACCTTCTGCACGATCACCTGTTTGGCGGTTTGCGCGGCGATACGACCGAATTCGATGGATTCGATCTTCTCTTCGAAGACATCACCGAGCTTGGCGTCAG
Protein-coding regions in this window:
- the nusA gene encoding transcription termination factor NusA yields the protein MSKEVLLVVESVSNEKGVPASVIFEALELALATATKKRYEDEVDLRVEINRQNGSYETFRRWTVVDDEHFDDPAHQLALDQAQERNPDAKLGDVFEEKIESIEFGRIAAQTAKQVIVQKVREAERAQVVEAYRDRLGEIISGTVKKVTRDSVIVDLGNNAEALLAREDIIARETFRVGARVRALLKEIRTENRGPQLILSRTAPQMLIELFRIEVPEIAEGLIEVMGASRDPGSRAKIAVRSKDKRIDPQGACIGMRGSRVQAVSGEIGGERVDIVLWDENPAQFVINAMAPAEVAAIIVDEDAHAMDIAVAEDNLAQAIGRGGQNVRLASQLSGWTLNVMTEADIQAKQQEETGDILRNFIEELDVDEELAQVLVEEGFTSLEEIAYVPMEEMLGIEGFDEDIVNELRTRAKDRLLTKAIANEEKLADAQPAEDLLALEGMDKELAVELAVRGVITREDLAEQSIDDLLDIDGIDEERAGKLIMAARAHWFE
- the infB gene encoding translation initiation factor IF-2; its protein translation is MTEVTVKELAQVVATPVERLLQQMREAGLSHTSAEQVVTDSEKQALLAHLKSSHGAKVDEPRKITLQRKTTTKLKVGGSKTISVEVRKKKTFVKRSAEEIEAEQRRELEEQRAAEEAARLKAEQEARERAEEEARRQAESTKPQGEASAPAAVEPAVSAEPAPVAVEPAAPAPDRKKEEPRRVEKPRSDDDERRDRKHAQHRPSLKTKAPLARTVRSGDDEADGFRRGGRGKSKLKKRNQHGFQSPTGPVVREVSIGETITVAELAQQMSVKAAEVIKFMFKMGSPVTINQVLDQETAQLVAEELGHKVKLVSDNALEEQLAELLKFEGESVSRAPVVTVMGHVDHGKTSLLDYIRRAKVAVGEAGGITQHIGAYHVETERGMVTFLDTPGHAAFTAMRARGAKATDIVILVVAADDGVMPQTQEAVQHAKAAGVPIVVAVNKIDKPDANPDNIKNGLGALDVIPEEWGGDTPFIPVSAKMGTGVDELLEAVLLQAELLELKATPSAPGRGVVVESRLDKGRGPVATVLVQDGTLRQGDMVLCGVNFGRVRAMLDENGKPVKEAGPSIPVEILGLDGTPEAGDDLTVVADEKKAREVALFRQGKFREVKLARAHAGKLENIFETMGQDEKKTLNIVLKADVRGSLEALQGSLNGLGNDEVQVRVVGGGVGGITESDANLALASNAVLFGFNVRADAGARKIVEAEGLDMRYYNVIYDIIEDVKKALTGMLGSDVRENILGIAEVRDVFRSPKFGAIAGCMVTEGMVHRNRPIRVLRDDVVIFEGELESLRRFKDDVAEVRAGMECGIGVKSYNDVKVGDKIEVFEKVEVARSL